Proteins co-encoded in one Bos taurus isolate L1 Dominette 01449 registration number 42190680 breed Hereford chromosome X, ARS-UCD2.0, whole genome shotgun sequence genomic window:
- the LOC101908200 gene encoding large ribosomal subunit protein uL29-like, translating to MELLKQPGGLKVALPRLGIIKMTSSVSSKPSKILGVCKFISRLLTVVNQTQKENLRKYKPLQSKKAHTAGSTSMRRVEEQEIAAGETVVPLLKFVVKA from the coding sequence ATGGAGCTGCTGAAACAACCGGGTGGCCTGAAAGTGGCACTGCCCAGGCTAGGCATCATCAAAATGACAAGTAGTGTGTCGTCCAAGCCCTCCAAGATCCTAGGTGTTTGTAAATTCATTTCCCGACTTCTCACTGTTGTTAATCAGACTCAAAAAGAGAACCTCAGGAAGTACAAGCCTCTGCAGTCCAAGAAAGCACATACTGCAGGTTCAACAAGCATGAGGAGAGTTGAAGAACAAGAAATAGCAGCAGGAGAAACAGTTGTTCCACTGCTGAAGTTCGTGGTCAAGGCCTGA